A single genomic interval of Dehalococcoidales bacterium harbors:
- a CDS encoding DsbA family protein, with protein MVRNGMTDNLVLDVYFDYLUPYVYNAAVWLQRVKEGLGPALTVNWKYFSLEQVNSQQGPEWKLWEQPEDYPSRGRDAFRAAEAARRQGAVAFDTFHMALLKARHEENRDISDVAVLTRVAESSGLDMDQFHKNFTGRQSLARLAEDHTYAAETLQVFGTPTLVFPEQQAVFLKMAPPPSSEEAVAAFGEVRTIAEDRRQIREIKRP; from the coding sequence ATGGTCAGAAATGGAATGACCGACAACCTGGTGCTGGATGTGTACTTCGATTACCTTTGACCCTATGTCTACAACGCAGCGGTCTGGCTGCAGAGAGTCAAAGAAGGCCTTGGTCCGGCGCTCACCGTGAACTGGAAGTACTTCAGCCTGGAGCAGGTGAATAGCCAGCAGGGACCGGAGTGGAAGCTGTGGGAACAGCCCGAGGACTATCCCAGCCGGGGGCGTGATGCGTTCCGCGCTGCCGAGGCCGCCCGTCGGCAGGGAGCAGTGGCGTTTGATACCTTCCACATGGCCCTGCTCAAGGCCAGGCACGAAGAGAACCGGGATATCTCTGATGTGGCAGTGCTGACCAGGGTCGCTGAAAGCTCGGGTCTGGATATGGACCAGTTCCATAAGAATTTCACCGGTCGCCAGTCGCTGGCACGGCTTGCTGAAGACCATACCTATGCCGCGGAGACCCTGCAGGTGTTCGGCACACCGACCCTTGTCTTCCCGGAACAGCAGGCAGTCTTCCTGAAGATGGCGCCGCCTCCATCTTCAGAGGAAGCCGTTGCCGCGTTCGGCGAGGTGCGGACAATTGCCGAGGACAGGCGTCAGATAAGGGAGATAAAACGCCCGTAG
- a CDS encoding thiolase family protein: MNLKDKCAIVGLGYTPQGKVPGRNAMSLYMEATRNAAADAGLAVQDIDGLLIQPCPTDPRVSAFGLAQELGLYPRFAGDLQVQGATGGAIIQHAAMAVDAGLCDYCLCAFVDMSRTGSPSTGVVYQMASTTNSAYGNFGVAAGYAMIARRYMHEYGVTSKQFGAVSVTFRKHAQLNPIAQMQEPMTIEDHQASRMVVEPLHLFDCCLVSDGGRALIVTTAERARALKQPPVYIMGMGQGHPFADPLRRPVLTLTGAVKSGKTAFAMAGITPRDVDMCAIYDAFSFVVPLQLEDLGFCGKGEGGAFVEDGRIGLGGELPINTSGGLLSEVYLQGWVGTHEPVRQLRGDCGERQVPGAEIALMTSSGGVLSEHATVIMRR, encoded by the coding sequence ATGAATCTGAAAGACAAGTGTGCCATAGTTGGGCTGGGTTACACGCCCCAGGGAAAGGTCCCCGGTCGCAACGCGATGAGTCTCTACATGGAGGCTACCAGGAACGCCGCCGCCGATGCCGGACTTGCTGTGCAGGATATCGATGGCCTTCTAATCCAGCCCTGCCCCACCGACCCCCGTGTCAGTGCATTCGGTCTGGCCCAGGAGCTCGGACTGTATCCCCGCTTCGCTGGAGACCTCCAGGTACAGGGCGCCACGGGTGGGGCCATTATCCAGCACGCCGCGATGGCGGTGGACGCCGGACTGTGCGATTACTGTCTCTGTGCCTTCGTTGACATGTCACGCACCGGGTCTCCCAGTACCGGCGTCGTCTACCAGATGGCATCGACGACCAACTCCGCCTACGGCAACTTCGGGGTCGCCGCCGGCTATGCCATGATTGCCCGGCGCTACATGCACGAATACGGCGTGACCAGCAAGCAGTTCGGGGCGGTATCGGTGACCTTCCGCAAGCATGCCCAGCTCAACCCCATTGCCCAGATGCAGGAACCGATGACGATTGAGGACCACCAGGCCTCACGTATGGTTGTCGAGCCGCTGCACCTTTTCGACTGCTGCCTTGTCTCCGACGGCGGTCGTGCCCTTATCGTTACCACTGCAGAACGGGCGCGGGCCCTCAAGCAGCCACCGGTCTACATCATGGGAATGGGCCAGGGCCATCCCTTCGCCGACCCGCTACGACGTCCTGTGTTGACGCTGACCGGCGCGGTGAAATCGGGAAAGACCGCCTTTGCCATGGCGGGCATCACTCCCAGGGATGTGGACATGTGCGCCATCTACGATGCATTCAGCTTCGTTGTGCCGCTCCAGTTGGAGGACCTGGGTTTCTGCGGCAAGGGTGAAGGCGGGGCATTCGTCGAGGATGGCCGCATCGGACTCGGTGGAGAGCTCCCCATAAACACCTCGGGGGGCCTTCTCTCCGAAGTGTACCTCCAGGGCTGGGTTGGGACGCATGAACCGGTGCGCCAGCTCAGAGGCGACTGCGGCGAGAGGCAGGTGCCCGGCGCGGAGATTGCCCTGATGACCAGTAGCGGCGGCGTCCTCAGCGAACACGCCACCGTGATAATGAGGA
- a CDS encoding homocysteine biosynthesis protein gives MPKTIEQINNRIRKGEAVVVTAEEIIDLVEEKGLEKAAQEVDVVTTGTFGPMCSSGAFLNVGHTQPRIKLGGGKVYLNDVPVYAGLGATDVFLGATALPDDDPRNKVHPGEFNYGGGQVIEELVAGEDIRLTATAYGTDCYPRKRLETLINIADINEAMLFNVRNAYQNYNVAVNLSDRTIYTYMGVLKPGMGNANYSSAGQLSPLLNDPLYRTIGIGTKIILGGGIGYVAWHGTQHNPDVLRSENGVPRRGAGTLAVIGDLKQMKPAWLRGTSMLGYGTTLTVGIAVPIPVLSEEVVRYAAVKDEDIFAAVVDYSGPYPQRRSDVLGEVSYAELKSGTIHVQRKKVPTASLSSYLKATELATMLKKQILAGDFLLTEPVAPIPGPESGIKFKNLEERSVED, from the coding sequence ATGCCTAAGACAATTGAACAAATCAATAATAGAATAAGAAAAGGTGAGGCAGTGGTAGTCACTGCCGAAGAAATAATTGACCTGGTTGAGGAAAAAGGTTTAGAGAAAGCAGCTCAGGAAGTTGACGTAGTGACCACGGGGACCTTTGGACCGATGTGCTCGTCCGGTGCTTTCCTCAACGTAGGACATACCCAACCTCGAATCAAACTTGGTGGCGGCAAGGTATATCTCAATGATGTCCCGGTCTACGCAGGGCTGGGCGCAACAGACGTCTTCCTCGGAGCAACAGCCCTTCCTGATGATGACCCCAGGAACAAAGTGCATCCTGGTGAATTCAACTATGGTGGGGGCCAGGTAATCGAGGAACTGGTTGCCGGCGAAGACATCCGGCTGACCGCTACCGCCTACGGAACAGACTGCTACCCGCGGAAAAGGCTGGAGACCCTTATCAATATAGCGGACATCAATGAAGCGATGCTATTCAATGTCCGTAATGCTTACCAGAACTACAACGTGGCTGTGAACCTGTCCGACAGAACTATCTACACCTATATGGGGGTGTTGAAGCCGGGCATGGGTAATGCCAACTACTCCAGTGCCGGGCAGCTATCGCCACTGCTCAACGACCCCCTCTACCGTACGATAGGTATCGGCACGAAGATTATACTCGGCGGCGGTATCGGCTATGTTGCCTGGCACGGTACGCAGCACAACCCCGATGTCCTGCGGTCGGAAAACGGAGTCCCGAGACGAGGAGCGGGAACACTGGCCGTCATCGGTGACCTCAAGCAAATGAAGCCGGCGTGGCTGCGCGGCACCAGCATGCTTGGCTATGGCACCACGCTTACGGTCGGCATCGCCGTCCCGATACCGGTACTCTCCGAAGAGGTCGTCCGTTATGCAGCGGTGAAGGACGAGGACATCTTCGCTGCTGTAGTCGATTACTCCGGACCATATCCCCAGAGGAGGTCCGATGTACTGGGAGAGGTGAGTTACGCCGAGTTGAAATCGGGCACAATACATGTCCAGAGAAAGAAAGTACCAACTGCCTCTCTATCCAGCTACCTGAAGGCCACAGAACTGGCTACCATGCTGAAAAAACAGATACTGGCCGGTGATTTCCTGCTTACCGAGCCAGTGGCCCCGATACCCGGTCCGGAATCCGGAATCAAGTTCAAGAACCTGGAGGAGCGGTCGGTAGAAGACTAG
- a CDS encoding alpha/beta fold hydrolase codes for MPKANINGIMLNYEVHGEGYPVVFLHGFVGTVNMWRPQVPAISGEYKFIIYDARGHGESESPASVDRYSADIVVEDLYQLLGALGVEKAVVGGLSMGGYESLRFYLTHPEKVAALILMDTGPGYRNPARRDEWNKQQEERAALLMSQGISAFADGAPSYTPREHILKLDPVGLANMARKVVAQFDSWVIDNLDKVKVPTLVLVGEKDTPFLAAGEYMAKAIPDARHMVVPDAGHAANLDNVEVFNESVLDFLRGLELPGS; via the coding sequence ATGCCCAAGGCTAATATCAATGGCATTATGCTGAATTACGAGGTACACGGAGAGGGATACCCGGTGGTATTTCTCCATGGGTTTGTCGGTACGGTAAACATGTGGCGACCGCAGGTACCGGCGATTTCTGGAGAATATAAGTTCATCATCTACGATGCCCGTGGCCACGGTGAGTCGGAAAGTCCGGCTTCAGTGGACCGGTACTCGGCTGATATCGTGGTCGAGGACCTGTATCAGCTCCTCGGAGCACTGGGAGTCGAAAAGGCGGTAGTTGGCGGTCTCTCCATGGGCGGCTACGAATCACTGCGGTTCTACCTGACGCATCCGGAGAAAGTAGCCGCGCTTATCCTGATGGACACCGGGCCCGGATACAGGAATCCCGCCCGCAGGGATGAGTGGAACAAGCAGCAGGAAGAACGGGCAGCACTGTTGATGAGCCAGGGTATTAGTGCCTTTGCCGACGGTGCCCCGAGCTACACCCCCAGAGAACACATCCTCAAGCTCGACCCGGTGGGTCTGGCCAATATGGCACGCAAGGTCGTCGCCCAGTTCGATTCCTGGGTGATTGATAATCTGGATAAGGTCAAGGTGCCCACTCTGGTACTCGTTGGCGAGAAAGACACCCCGTTTCTGGCGGCCGGGGAGTACATGGCGAAGGCCATTCCCGACGCGCGGCACATGGTGGTCCCCGATGCAGGTCACGCTGCCAACCTGGACAATGTAGAGGTATTCAATGAATCGGTGCTTGATTTCCTGAGGGGCCTGGAACTGCCCGGGAGCTAG
- a CDS encoding CotH kinase family protein, whose translation MRIARFLSGALPVSLLALMVLGVSGCTPGEVRAQTDSDTIKYSQLGYEELFTIGTLHDIEIVISDSEWSGLLRDMRAYARTDPNQRPLTGNYRKATFIYKGSAGDAIIGEVGFRTKGHVNRPYPQDPQGNLHKSHFKIKFNEVFDQIEGTPEWEDRNQRRFTKLRELELRMNSHNAVTGVWDTSQIREIYGYEMMRRAGVNTSRVGSARLWITIGGEKHYFGIYNLIEPVDKSFLTKRYGSGANDGNLYKCLWSDSGPANLGPIDDPNNFEHVFAGDPRIVGVKDWEAHYRPTYDLKTNKDIQDHSGFLTFVSNLNTLSGAELKQYLDDNFEVDRFLRYLAMNVLLGKWDDYWSIGNNYYLYFNNSGKIEHFPTDFDMSLGEGFALFDTLHIGIYDWGNHNRELLQVMAPQITEDVLDQFSSFEYPLVEKIFEIDEYRQTYEHYLAEFMNPDNKLFTFAEYERIFNLLQDVYSPYLDNDTDEGEDMFISDLARKYFHERSSSVIEQLGLNEEDYELPELPVVDKVAAGAQPIKELPAREPVEETSFPAKEISNERYGFSFMHPHDWTETTQTQLYEALAPSRTTGLFVSYWNIGWEDDFTEVISLALREGPVEVLASGSTTLADGMAAAIVEYKATIAGQRMHCYSIGVQRGIGWITVNLWNIDRYSAFIRPLFEEIAHTLRFE comes from the coding sequence GTGAGGATTGCAAGGTTTCTATCAGGAGCATTGCCCGTTTCTCTTCTGGCCCTGATGGTGCTTGGTGTAAGTGGCTGCACCCCGGGTGAAGTGCGGGCGCAGACCGACAGCGACACCATCAAGTACAGCCAACTGGGCTATGAAGAGCTATTCACCATCGGCACGCTTCACGACATCGAGATAGTCATCTCCGATTCGGAATGGAGCGGTCTGCTGAGGGATATGCGTGCCTACGCCAGGACCGACCCGAACCAGCGTCCGCTGACAGGTAACTACCGAAAAGCGACCTTTATCTACAAGGGTTCGGCGGGAGATGCCATCATTGGGGAGGTCGGCTTTCGGACCAAGGGGCACGTCAATCGACCCTACCCGCAAGACCCCCAGGGCAACCTCCACAAGTCCCACTTCAAGATTAAGTTCAATGAGGTGTTCGACCAGATAGAAGGCACACCGGAATGGGAGGACCGGAACCAGAGGCGGTTCACCAAGCTGCGCGAGCTTGAGCTCAGGATGAATTCCCACAATGCGGTTACCGGGGTCTGGGACACCTCCCAGATAAGGGAGATATACGGCTACGAGATGATGCGGCGTGCCGGCGTTAATACCTCCAGGGTTGGCTCGGCGCGACTGTGGATAACCATCGGCGGAGAGAAACACTATTTCGGCATCTATAACCTCATTGAACCGGTAGATAAGTCCTTCCTGACCAAGAGGTACGGCAGCGGTGCCAACGACGGCAATCTCTACAAGTGCCTCTGGAGCGACTCCGGTCCGGCCAACCTGGGGCCGATTGATGACCCGAATAACTTTGAACACGTATTCGCTGGCGACCCCCGGATTGTCGGTGTGAAGGACTGGGAAGCACACTACCGCCCCACGTACGACTTGAAGACCAATAAAGATATCCAGGACCATTCCGGGTTTCTCACCTTCGTCAGTAACCTGAATACCCTCAGTGGAGCCGAACTGAAGCAGTACTTGGACGACAACTTCGAGGTGGACCGCTTTCTACGATACCTGGCAATGAACGTCCTCCTGGGTAAATGGGATGACTACTGGTCCATCGGTAATAATTACTACCTGTACTTCAATAATAGTGGCAAGATAGAGCACTTCCCCACGGACTTCGACATGTCCCTCGGGGAGGGGTTCGCGCTGTTTGATACGCTTCATATCGGCATTTACGACTGGGGCAACCATAACAGGGAGCTTCTGCAGGTCATGGCCCCACAGATAACTGAGGACGTGCTTGACCAGTTCTCCAGCTTTGAATATCCCCTGGTTGAGAAAATATTCGAGATTGACGAGTACCGGCAGACCTACGAGCACTATCTGGCCGAGTTTATGAATCCGGATAATAAGCTCTTCACGTTTGCCGAGTACGAGCGGATATTCAATCTGCTGCAGGATGTATATTCTCCTTACCTCGACAATGACACCGATGAAGGCGAGGATATGTTCATCAGTGATTTGGCCAGGAAATACTTCCATGAGCGGAGCAGTTCCGTCATCGAGCAGCTTGGATTGAATGAAGAGGACTACGAGCTGCCTGAGTTACCTGTGGTTGATAAAGTCGCTGCCGGAGCACAGCCGATCAAGGAGTTGCCTGCCAGGGAACCGGTTGAAGAGACCTCGTTTCCGGCGAAAGAAATCAGCAACGAACGCTACGGGTTCTCCTTCATGCACCCCCACGACTGGACGGAAACAACCCAGACGCAGCTATATGAGGCACTGGCACCGAGTCGTACTACCGGACTGTTTGTCTCTTACTGGAACATCGGCTGGGAAGATGACTTCACCGAGGTCATCTCCCTCGCTCTGAGGGAAGGACCTGTGGAGGTTCTTGCCTCAGGGAGCACTACACTGGCTGACGGGATGGCAGCCGCGATAGTGGAGTACAAAGCCACGATTGCAGGCCAGCGCATGCACTGCTACTCTATCGGTGTCCAAAGAGGAATAGGATGGATTACCGTCAACCTCTGGAATATCGACCGGTACAGTGCGTTCATCAGGCCGCTCTTCGAGGAGATAGCACACACCCTTCGTTTCGAGTAG
- a CDS encoding lysophospholipase: MKHEEAGFKGYGDANLYYQCWLPDTEPRAVLVVAHGLAEHGGRYANVVDHLVPRGYAIYAPDHRGHGRSEGQRCYVARFEHYIDDLEAFLAIVRREQPNFRLFLYGHSMGGTIALAYALQHQSELDGLIITGAVLRPGSSITAVHILAARVLSALLPKMGVTALDNGGISQDPEVVQAYVNDPLVYCGKVTARLGAEFLRVMQQLPTQVKGVHLPVLIMHGTEDILSDPQSSQLLYDRVSSEDKTLILYEGYHHEIHNEPGRERVLVDMEGWLEART, translated from the coding sequence ATGAAACACGAGGAAGCCGGATTCAAGGGATACGGAGACGCCAACCTGTACTACCAGTGCTGGCTGCCCGATACGGAGCCACGGGCAGTCCTGGTGGTTGCGCACGGCCTGGCGGAACATGGTGGTCGCTATGCCAATGTGGTCGACCACCTCGTTCCCAGAGGTTACGCCATCTATGCCCCCGACCATCGCGGGCACGGCAGGTCGGAGGGGCAGCGCTGCTACGTAGCGCGGTTCGAGCACTACATTGACGACCTCGAAGCCTTCCTTGCCATTGTGCGCCGGGAGCAACCCAACTTCCGTCTCTTTCTCTATGGCCACAGCATGGGTGGAACCATTGCCCTTGCCTACGCCCTCCAGCACCAGAGTGAGCTTGACGGCCTGATAATCACCGGGGCAGTGCTCCGCCCGGGCAGCAGCATCACAGCGGTGCACATCCTCGCGGCCAGGGTACTCTCTGCGCTCCTGCCCAAGATGGGTGTCACTGCTCTCGACAACGGCGGCATCAGCCAGGACCCCGAAGTGGTGCAGGCATACGTCAACGACCCGCTGGTGTATTGTGGCAAGGTCACCGCCCGCCTCGGTGCCGAGTTCCTCAGGGTGATGCAGCAATTGCCGACGCAGGTGAAGGGGGTCCACCTGCCGGTCCTCATCATGCATGGCACCGAAGACATCCTTTCCGACCCGCAGAGTAGCCAACTGCTCTACGACCGGGTCTCGTCAGAGGACAAGACCCTGATCCTCTACGAAGGCTATCACCACGAAATCCATAATGAGCCGGGGCGGGAGAGAGTGCTGGTTGACATGGAAGGCTGGCTGGAAGCCCGGACCTGA
- a CDS encoding DUF362 domain-containing protein, with translation MNQVSLVRTSDRAKGVRRAIALLESNPVRGKTVMLKPNYNSADPTPGSTHIDTLRALVENLKEMGAKSITLAERSGPGDSTRAVMEKKGVFLLAEELGFEILDLQEMGEDGWVLVQIEGSHWKKGFMFPRAYSEAEYIVQTCCLKTHAFGGHFTMSLKCSVGMVPGGSPYMRELHTSPYQREMIAEINAAYSTDLVVMDGVEAFVDGGPAQGTRADANVVLASSDRVAIDAVGVAILRSLGTTPDVSQGRVFEQTQIGRAAELGLGVKSPEEIELVADDAESQSFAEKVKQILLA, from the coding sequence ATGAATCAAGTAAGTCTGGTTCGCACCAGCGACAGGGCAAAAGGCGTACGCAGGGCTATAGCCTTGCTTGAGTCCAATCCGGTGCGTGGGAAAACGGTAATGCTCAAGCCCAACTACAACTCCGCCGACCCCACTCCAGGTTCGACGCACATCGACACCCTGCGCGCCCTGGTGGAGAACCTCAAGGAGATGGGTGCGAAGAGTATCACGCTGGCCGAGCGAAGCGGGCCGGGTGACAGCACCCGCGCCGTTATGGAGAAGAAGGGGGTCTTCCTCCTGGCTGAAGAACTGGGCTTCGAGATACTCGACCTTCAGGAGATGGGTGAAGACGGTTGGGTCCTCGTCCAGATTGAAGGCAGCCACTGGAAGAAGGGTTTCATGTTTCCAAGGGCCTACTCCGAGGCTGAGTATATCGTGCAGACATGCTGCCTGAAGACCCACGCCTTTGGCGGTCATTTCACCATGTCCCTGAAGTGCTCCGTGGGTATGGTCCCCGGAGGAAGCCCTTATATGAGGGAGTTGCACACCTCTCCCTATCAGCGTGAGATGATTGCCGAAATCAACGCCGCCTACTCCACGGACCTGGTCGTGATGGATGGTGTCGAGGCATTTGTCGATGGAGGTCCGGCACAGGGAACCCGCGCCGATGCCAACGTCGTACTCGCCAGCAGCGACCGCGTGGCGATTGACGCCGTGGGTGTGGCGATACTGCGCTCGCTGGGCACCACCCCGGACGTGAGCCAGGGACGCGTCTTTGAACAGACCCAGATTGGCCGGGCGGCTGAGCTGGGGCTGGGAGTCAAGTCCCCGGAGGAAATTGAACTGGTCGCCGATGATGCCGAGAGCCAGTCATTCGCCGAAAAGGTAAAGCAGATTCTCCTGGCTTAA
- a CDS encoding aldo/keto reductase: MEYRRLGNSGLKVSEVGLGGNNFGWWADEQASIPVVHAAIDLGINFIDTADIYDRGHSEEYVGEALKGKRTNVVIATKFANPMGDDANQCGASRRYIMQAVEASLRRLQTDYIDLYQIHMPDATTPIEETLRALDDLIHDGKVRYIGCSNFAAWQLCEALWTSRTNNLHSFVSVQPMYNILARQVERELMPCCQAYGVGIIPYSPLASGFLTGKYRKGEEPPAGARLSGTDPRFQRMFTDENWNRLEKLENYAKEREHTVGELAIAWLLAKPMMATVIAGARKVEQVTANVAAGDWKLTAEEVAEIEGFL; the protein is encoded by the coding sequence ATGGAATACCGCAGACTCGGTAATTCCGGCCTCAAGGTGTCTGAGGTCGGCCTGGGAGGCAATAACTTCGGCTGGTGGGCCGACGAACAGGCCTCCATCCCCGTGGTCCACGCCGCCATCGACCTCGGCATCAACTTCATCGACACTGCCGACATCTACGACCGGGGGCACTCTGAAGAGTACGTCGGCGAGGCGTTGAAGGGCAAGCGCACCAATGTCGTCATCGCTACCAAGTTCGCCAATCCGATGGGTGACGATGCCAACCAGTGTGGCGCCTCACGGCGCTATATCATGCAGGCGGTGGAAGCCAGCCTGCGCCGTCTCCAGACGGACTACATCGACCTCTACCAGATACACATGCCGGACGCGACAACACCCATTGAAGAGACACTTCGCGCCCTGGACGACCTCATTCACGATGGGAAGGTACGCTATATCGGCTGCTCTAATTTCGCTGCCTGGCAGCTCTGCGAGGCACTGTGGACGTCCCGAACCAACAACCTGCACTCCTTCGTTTCTGTACAGCCGATGTACAATATCCTGGCACGACAGGTTGAGCGGGAGCTTATGCCCTGCTGCCAGGCTTATGGTGTCGGCATCATCCCATACAGTCCGCTGGCCAGTGGTTTTCTTACCGGCAAGTACCGGAAGGGCGAAGAGCCCCCCGCCGGTGCTCGCCTCTCCGGGACTGACCCCAGGTTCCAGCGCATGTTCACTGATGAGAACTGGAACAGGCTGGAGAAACTGGAGAACTACGCCAAGGAACGCGAGCATACCGTCGGCGAGCTGGCGATCGCCTGGCTCCTGGCCAAGCCGATGATGGCTACGGTCATTGCCGGGGCACGTAAAGTTGAGCAGGTGACGGCCAATGTCGCCGCCGGTGATTGGAAGCTGACCGCCGAGGAGGTCGCCGAGATAGAGGGCTTCCTGTAG
- a CDS encoding DsrE/DsrF/DrsH-like family protein, with protein MTDEKNKATIIVHSGDMDKIYSALIVANGALAMGMEASLYFTFWGLQRLKKGGLEKGTLSRMHMFGLGKWMVKRKMKAANVASLERMLQDFVELGGKILACDMSMEIMGIKREDLRDDLISDYCAVGTYVNEARESTITLFI; from the coding sequence ATGACAGACGAAAAGAATAAGGCGACCATCATCGTTCACAGCGGAGATATGGATAAAATATACAGTGCCCTGATTGTTGCCAACGGAGCACTTGCCATGGGCATGGAAGCATCGCTATACTTCACTTTCTGGGGACTGCAACGTCTCAAGAAGGGTGGCCTGGAAAAGGGCACGCTGTCCAGGATGCACATGTTTGGGTTGGGCAAATGGATGGTGAAGCGGAAGATGAAGGCGGCGAATGTTGCCTCCCTTGAGAGAATGCTCCAGGATTTCGTAGAATTGGGTGGCAAGATTCTGGCCTGCGATATGAGCATGGAAATAATGGGTATCAAGCGCGAGGACCTGCGTGACGACCTGATATCTGACTACTGCGCAGTTGGTACCTATGTCAACGAGGCCAGGGAATCAACTATAACATTATTCATCTAG
- the pfkA gene encoding 6-phosphofructokinase, which produces MKRIGVLTSGGDAPGMNAAIRAVARTALYKGWEVRGILHGYSGLCNGNMIDVKTRDVGGIIQQGGTWLGSARCPEFRTEEGRRKGLRTLHQNEIDALVIIGGNGSQQGAYALSQMGFPVVGIASTIDNDLYGTDISLGVDTALDVALVAIDSIKVTASSHQRAFVIEVMGRDCGYLALMAGIAGGADYIVIPEVEVDPEELAAEVGRVYERGKAHAIIVVAEGAKYNAKNLERFFIKNKARLGFELRVTILGYIQRGGNPGAWDRLLGTRLGAAATEQLALGEYGVMVGLLRGEIIPTPLSEVVANKKTLDPDLIQLVKTLAL; this is translated from the coding sequence GTGAAAAGAATCGGAGTTCTAACCAGTGGTGGTGATGCCCCCGGAATGAATGCTGCCATCCGGGCCGTAGCACGTACCGCACTGTACAAAGGCTGGGAAGTCCGCGGGATACTCCACGGTTACAGCGGGCTTTGCAACGGTAACATGATAGACGTGAAGACACGCGATGTCGGCGGTATCATCCAGCAGGGTGGCACCTGGCTTGGCAGCGCTCGCTGCCCCGAATTCAGGACCGAAGAGGGACGCAGAAAGGGACTCCGCACATTGCACCAGAACGAGATTGACGCACTGGTCATCATCGGTGGCAACGGTTCCCAGCAGGGCGCTTATGCACTATCGCAGATGGGCTTCCCCGTGGTAGGAATTGCATCCACCATCGATAATGACCTCTACGGTACAGATATAAGTCTCGGGGTAGACACTGCACTTGACGTTGCCCTGGTAGCCATAGACAGTATCAAGGTCACCGCTTCGTCACACCAGCGAGCGTTCGTTATCGAGGTAATGGGACGGGACTGCGGCTATCTGGCGCTGATGGCCGGTATAGCCGGAGGAGCTGATTACATCGTCATCCCGGAGGTGGAGGTTGACCCCGAGGAGCTGGCAGCCGAGGTCGGTAGAGTCTACGAGCGAGGTAAAGCCCACGCTATTATCGTTGTCGCCGAGGGCGCAAAGTACAATGCAAAAAATTTGGAGCGTTTCTTCATCAAGAACAAGGCACGTCTGGGCTTTGAATTGAGAGTAACCATACTGGGATACATCCAGCGGGGAGGCAATCCCGGCGCATGGGACCGTCTCCTGGGGACACGACTCGGCGCTGCCGCTACGGAACAGCTGGCACTGGGTGAATACGGTGTAATGGTGGGCCTGCTGAGGGGTGAAATCATCCCGACACCCCTCTCTGAGGTGGTGGCTAACAAGAAAACTCTTGACCCGGACCTTATCCAACTGGTGAAAACGCTCGCATTGTAG
- a CDS encoding sulfurtransferase TusA family protein, with translation MAEIRVDCIGETCPVPLVETRKALRKAAPGDIVEVVGNHPSSKKEIPMAVKALGLELLEVKEEGQNWRIRIRK, from the coding sequence ATGGCAGAGATAAGAGTAGACTGCATCGGTGAGACCTGCCCGGTACCCCTGGTTGAGACCCGTAAAGCCCTGCGAAAAGCAGCGCCGGGTGACATCGTGGAGGTTGTCGGGAACCATCCTTCTTCAAAGAAAGAAATACCGATGGCTGTCAAGGCTTTGGGCCTGGAACTTCTTGAAGTGAAGGAAGAGGGACAAAACTGGCGTATCAGGATACGAAAGTAG
- a CDS encoding Smr/MutS family protein: MNTYNDELDLHRNTVDEAIPRLDSFLHSAFQAGLYRVWVVHGKGTGVLRQEVRRYLSGHTLVRSHCPADRYHGGDGATQVELSDR; encoded by the coding sequence ATGAACACATACAATGATGAGCTTGACCTGCACCGCAACACCGTGGACGAAGCCATCCCCAGACTGGACAGTTTTCTGCATTCCGCTTTCCAGGCCGGACTATACCGGGTCTGGGTGGTCCATGGTAAAGGTACGGGAGTACTTCGCCAGGAAGTAAGGCGCTATCTGTCCGGTCACACCCTGGTCAGGTCTCACTGTCCGGCCGACCGATATCACGGTGGCGACGGCGCTACACAGGTGGAGCTAAGCGACCGTTAA